One Huiozyma naganishii CBS 8797 chromosome 4, complete genome genomic region harbors:
- the IKI1 gene encoding Elongator subunit IKI1 (similar to Saccharomyces cerevisiae IKI1 (YHR187W); ancestral locus Anc_5.48), with protein sequence MAISNQNPSVLLKRVLNLTDNSFFILCIDNLAQTSQGIVQEVIHYRDSVEGNVIFVSFCTAEKPSYATHFIDVTAIGGLEKVVDQVHSYLPSPRGTVKSNKKFLILIDSLNYMPRTKLAQFISSLGSPYAIILATYHREMLESHMHVTQEYNNTSNYPSGLELLQFMATSIITTNPILPSTLDDSGELHDQLDSLRIPRGLNQPRFEITLVNRRKSGRSVTYNFLVDTDTHQYDLATKENDTSAEQETPEMLQDLTTFNLSTSTKQKQAKEQVNLPFLEAQSFGTGGAIVYEYEKDDDYDEEDPYEDPF encoded by the coding sequence ATGGCTATCTCTAACCAAAATCCATCGGTACTTTTGAAAAGGGTGCTCAATTTGACGGacaattcttttttcatACTGTGTATTGACAATCTTGCTCAAACATCACAGGGGATCGTTCAAGAAGTCATCCATTACCGAGATTCAGTAGAAGGTAACGTTAtatttgtttctttttgtaCTGCTGAGAAACCATCATATGCCACTCATTTTATTGATGTGACTGCCATCGGAGGCCTAGAGAAAGTGGTAGACCAGGTACATTCATACTTGCCATCCCCAAGAGGAACGGTCAAATCCAACAAAAAGTTTCTTATATTGATTGATTCGCTAAACTATATGCCGAGAACTAAGTTGGCACAGTTCATAAGTTCCCTTGGCTCCCCATACGCGATTATTTTAGCCACATACCACAGGGAGATGCTCGAATCGCACATGCATGTAACCCAAGAATATAACAACACATCCAATTATCCATCCGGTTTAGAATTGCTACAGTTTATGGCCACGAGCATTATCACTACGAATCCCATACTGCCTTCTACTCTGGACGACTCTGGTGAGTTGCACGACCAGCTGGACAGCTTGAGAATCCCGCGAGGGTTGAATCAACCGAGGTTTGAAATTACGCTGGTAAATAGAAGGAAATCAGGGAGGTCAGTTACTTACAATTTCTTGGTCGATACAGATACTCATCAATATGATCTAGCCACCAAGGAGAACGATACGAGTGCAGAGCAAGAAACGCCAGAAATGTTGCAGGACTTGACCACTTTCAACTTATCGACGTcgacaaaacagaaacaagcCAAGGAACAGGTAAATCTGCCCTTTTTGGAGGCTCAGTCGTTTGGGACTGGTGGGGCTATCGTTTATGAATACGAAAAGGATGATGATTATGACGAAGAGGATCCGTACGAAGATCCATTCTGA